A part of Vigna radiata var. radiata cultivar VC1973A chromosome 11, Vradiata_ver6, whole genome shotgun sequence genomic DNA contains:
- the LOC106776960 gene encoding probable protein phosphatase 2C 78 produces the protein MLERCLRPLEMCFGGGGGDQSLLWDTDLKPHASGNYSIAVVQANSSLEDQAQVFTSPSATFVGVYDGHGGPQASRFITNHLFSFLLKFTEEEGGLSEEVIKKAFAATEEEFLRFVKQTWIARPQMASVGSCCILGAISKDVLYVANLGDSRAVLGRRALEGEVNCGGVVAERLSTDHNVGVEEVRKEVEALHPDDAHIVVCTRGVWRIKGIIQVSRSIGDAYLKKANFDANPLFQQFACPLYLKRPVMTAEPSILMRKLKANDLFIVFASDGLWEHLTDEEVVQIVSGNPRTGIAKRVVTVALEEAAKKRDMRYDDLKKVEKGQRRHFHDDITVIVLYLDHSKESINGRSRYKGDYGCINTPIDIFSQSANEIDL, from the exons ATGTTGGAGCGATGCCTGAGGCCACTGGAGATGTGTTTTGGTGGTGGAGGTGGCGACCAAAGCCTTCTCTGGGACACTGACCTTAAGCCACACGCTTCAGGGAACTACTCAATTGCAGTAGTACAAGCCAACTCCTCCTTGGAAGACCAAGCACAAGTCTTCACCTCTCCCTCCGCAACCTTTGTTGGCGTCTACGACGGCCACGGTGGACCCCAAGCTTCCCGTTTCATCACCAATCATCTCTTCTCCTTCCTCCTCA AATTCACAGAAGAGGAAGGTGGGTTGTCGGAGGAGGTGATAAAGAAGGCGTTCGCAGCGACAGAGGAGGAGTTTTTGCGTTTTGTGAAACAAACATGGATTGCGCGGCCACAGATGGCTTCAGTGGGTTCGTGCTGTATTCTGGGAGCGATTTCAAAGGACGTTCTTTATGTTGCTAATCTGGGGGATTCAAGGGCGGTTCTGGGTCGGAGAGCGTTGGAAGGAGAGGTGAATTGCGGTGGTGTGGTGGCGGAGCGTTTGTCCACTGACCATAATGTTGGAGTGGAGGAGGTCAGAAAGGAGGTGGAAGCTCTTCACCCTGATGACGCACACATTGTGGTCTGCACTCGTGGAGTTTGGCGAATCAAGGGCATTATTCAG GTATCAAGATCAATTGGAGATGCTTActtaaagaaagcaaattttgaCGCAAACCCTTTGTTCCAACAATTTGCATGTCCATTGTACTTGAAGAGACCTGTAATGACAGCCGAACCATCAATACTGATGCGGAAATTGAAGGCGAATGATCTGTTTATAGTGTTTGCATCAGATGGACTTTGGGAGCATTTAACTGATGAAGAGGTTGTTCAAATTGTCTCCGGAAATCCCAGAACA GGAATAGCAAAACGAGTGGTGACAGTTGCATTAGAAGAGGCAGCAAAGAAGAGAGATATGAGGTACGATGACTTAAAGAAAGTTGAGAAAGGTCAAAGGCGTCATTTTCATGATGATATTACAGTGATCGTTCTATATCTCGATCATTCGAAAGAATCTATAAATGGTAGGTCAAGATATAAAGGAGATTATGGCTGCATTAATACTCCCATTGATATCTTCTCTCAAAGTGCAAACGAAATTGATCTTTAA
- the LOC106776353 gene encoding probable esterase KAI2 isoform X2 — MGVAAEAHNVKILGSGTEYIVLGHGFGTDQSVWKHFVPYLVDDYRVVLYDNMGAGTTNPEYFDFERYSTLEGYASDLLAILEELQVESCIFVGHSVSGMVGAIASIARPDLFTKLVMVGASPRYLNDVDYYGGFEQEELNQLFDAMATNYKSWCSGFAPLVVGGDLESVAVQEFSRTLFNMRPDIGLMVSRTIFQSDMRHILNLVSVPCHIIQAEKDMAVPVVISEFLHQNIGAESIVEVIPTEGHLPQLSSPDIVIPVLLEHVHLEIESRRVRA, encoded by the exons ATGGGGGTAGCGGCGGAAGCTCATAACGTTAAAATTTTGGGATCAGGCACCGAGTACATCGTTCTGGGTCATGGTTTCGGCACGGATCAATCTGTGTGGAAACACTTTGTACCTTATCTCGTCGACGATTACCGTGTCGTTCTCTACGATAACATGGGCGCCGGTACCACTAACCCTGAGTACTTCGATTTCGAGCGCTATTCCACCTTAGAAGGATACGCGTCTGATTTGCTTGCCATTTTAGAAGAGCTCCAAGTTGAATCTTGCATTTTCGTTGGCCACTCGGTTTCCGGAATGGTTGGTGCTATTGCTTCCATTGCTCGCCCCGATCTCTTCACCAAGCTCGTTATGGTCGGCGCTTCCCCAAG GTATTTGAACGACGTGGATTACTATGGAGGGTTTGAGCAGGAAGAGCTGAACCAGCTGTTCGATGCTATGGCGACGAATTACAAATCGTGGTGCAGCGGGTTCGCTCCGCTGGTTGTGGGCGGAGACTTGGAGTCCGTGGCGGTGCAGGAGTTTAGTCGAACGCTGTTCAACATGAGGCCGGACATAGGGCTGATGGTGTCGCGGACAATATTTCAAAGCGATATGAGACACATTCTGAATCTTGTGAGTGTCCCCTGCCACATCATCCAGGCGGAGAAAGACATGGCGGTTCCGGTGGTGATCTCGGAGTTCCTCCACCAAAACATCGGTGCTGAGTCCATCGTGGAAGTTATTCCCACCGAAGGCCATTTGCCGCAGTTAAGCTCGCCGGATATCGTTATTCCGGTGCTGCTCGAACACGTTCACCTTGAGATTGAGTCAAGAAG AGTTAGAGCGTAG
- the LOC106776353 gene encoding probable esterase KAI2 isoform X1: MGVAAEAHNVKILGSGTEYIVLGHGFGTDQSVWKHFVPYLVDDYRVVLYDNMGAGTTNPEYFDFERYSTLEGYASDLLAILEELQVESCIFVGHSVSGMVGAIASIARPDLFTKLVMVGASPRYLNDVDYYGGFEQEELNQLFDAMATNYKSWCSGFAPLVVGGDLESVAVQEFSRTLFNMRPDIGLMVSRTIFQSDMRHILNLVSVPCHIIQAEKDMAVPVVISEFLHQNIGAESIVEVIPTEGHLPQLSSPDIVIPVLLEHVHLEIESRRYTCCAGYMWRKQIS; encoded by the exons ATGGGGGTAGCGGCGGAAGCTCATAACGTTAAAATTTTGGGATCAGGCACCGAGTACATCGTTCTGGGTCATGGTTTCGGCACGGATCAATCTGTGTGGAAACACTTTGTACCTTATCTCGTCGACGATTACCGTGTCGTTCTCTACGATAACATGGGCGCCGGTACCACTAACCCTGAGTACTTCGATTTCGAGCGCTATTCCACCTTAGAAGGATACGCGTCTGATTTGCTTGCCATTTTAGAAGAGCTCCAAGTTGAATCTTGCATTTTCGTTGGCCACTCGGTTTCCGGAATGGTTGGTGCTATTGCTTCCATTGCTCGCCCCGATCTCTTCACCAAGCTCGTTATGGTCGGCGCTTCCCCAAG GTATTTGAACGACGTGGATTACTATGGAGGGTTTGAGCAGGAAGAGCTGAACCAGCTGTTCGATGCTATGGCGACGAATTACAAATCGTGGTGCAGCGGGTTCGCTCCGCTGGTTGTGGGCGGAGACTTGGAGTCCGTGGCGGTGCAGGAGTTTAGTCGAACGCTGTTCAACATGAGGCCGGACATAGGGCTGATGGTGTCGCGGACAATATTTCAAAGCGATATGAGACACATTCTGAATCTTGTGAGTGTCCCCTGCCACATCATCCAGGCGGAGAAAGACATGGCGGTTCCGGTGGTGATCTCGGAGTTCCTCCACCAAAACATCGGTGCTGAGTCCATCGTGGAAGTTATTCCCACCGAAGGCCATTTGCCGCAGTTAAGCTCGCCGGATATCGTTATTCCGGTGCTGCTCGAACACGTTCACCTTGAGATTGAGTCAAGAAG ATACACATGTTGTGCTGGTTACATGTGGAGAAAGCAAATTTCCTGA
- the LOC106777250 gene encoding pinin: MAQQKKLEQLKEEEDHDDEEEIEALSLCDLPVNLINDETQPKPEPDSQIIETREDFDFRLWGTPFSSESEMCAADEVFFQGRILPLRLSLKRCQSRSESLGHGSLREFRSNSSRSSSIRSQNSTSSSSSTSTTTPGISKPRPQNQNHFHAHPSPQPQLKVTIPRQTSFGNQGRKSSAWDFFRLGVVPAPEIALQDLKVRSTNGINKNQIARNNSNRSNNSNLNANGAVKRSYSAKGNHVLKQFVGIGGGFWSGCRCSVETVQSNITMIKGSTKSANKTESVTHAMKEKAVERKKQKQRQKQGKRTMSRRRTFEWIKELSHDASYADDETLLSKS; the protein is encoded by the coding sequence ATGGCTCAGCAGAAAAAACTGGAACAATTGAAAGAAGAGGAGGAtcatgatgatgaagaagaaattgaagCATTGTCACTTTGCGATCTCCCCGTCAATCTCATCAACGATGAGACTCAACCAAAACCAGAACCAGATTCTCAGATCATAGAAACTCGAGAAGATTTTGATTTCCGCTTATGGGGTACCCCTTTTTCCTCAGAATCAGAAATGTGTGCTGCTGATGAAGTTTTCTTTCAAGGTCGGATTCTCCCCTTGCGTCTCTCATTAAAGCGATGTCAATCAAGGTCCGAGTCCTTGGGTCACGGTTCTCTGAGAGAGTTTCGTAGCAATAGCAGTAGAAGCAGCAGCATAAGAAGCCAGAACTCAACTAGTAGCAGCTCCTCCACCTCCACCACAACCCCAGGAATTTCCAAACCCAGacctcaaaatcaaaatcatttccATGCTCATCCAAGTCCCCAACCTCAGTTGAAGGTAACCATTCCAAGACAAACAAGCTTCGGTAATCAAGGTAGAAAATCATCTGCATGGGACTTTTTCCGTTTGGGTGTGGTACCTGCACCCGAGATAGCATTGCAAGATCTCAAAGTTCGCAGCACCAACGGTATTAACAAAAATCAGATAGCTCGCAACAATAGCAACAGAAGCAACAATAGTAACCTCAACGCTAATGGCGCTGTAAAAAGGAGTTACAGCGCTAAGGGAAATCACGTTTTGAAACAATTTGTTGGTATAGGTGGTGGCTTTTGGAGTGGTTGCAGATGTTCAGTTGAAACAGTGCAATCGAACATTACCATGATTAAGGGTAGTACTAAAAGCGCCAACAAGACCGAAAGCGTAACGCACGCGATGAAAGAAAAAGCGGTCGAAAGGAAGAAACAGAAACAGAGACAAAAGCAAGGAAAGAGGACCATGTCGCGTCGTCGAACGTTTGAATGGATAAAGGAGCTTTCGCATGATGCAAGCTATGCCGATGATGAGACTTTGTTATCTAAATCTTAA